ATAGTATCTTCCTTCTTGATAATCAATTATCTGGTCAAGTACCTCAGGAAATCGGCAATCTTACAAAATTGCAATATTTGCAGCTTGGAAATAATTCTTTTAATGGGTATTTACCACAAAATTTATGCAACCGTGCGTCGCTCATAAGAATTTCTGGAAATGATAACCATTTCATAGGCCCAATTCCCAAAAGCATGAGAAACTGCACGAGCCTTACAAGACTTCGCCTTGACAACAACTACCTCACAGGAAACATATCAGAAGTCTTTGGTGTTTACCCGAATTTAACTTACATTGATTTGAGCTACAATCAATTGTCCGGTGAGGTTTCACAGAATTGGGGAAAGTGTCTACAGTTGACAAGCCTAAAAATCTCAGGAAATAAGATTTCTGGTCGAATACCACCTGAGCTTGGAAACTCAACTCAATTGCAAGGACTAGACCTTTCTTCTAATCTCCTAGTAGGCCAAATTCCAAGAGAAATGGGGAGGCTTCGATCTTTGCTGACACTAGATTTGAACGATAATCAGCTCTCTGGCACCGTACCAAAGGATGTGGGATTCTTCTCCAACCTTCTGTATCTTGACCTCTCAATGAACAATCTAAGGGGATCAgttctgttagatcaaacaccaagaaacacgaataaagagagacaatagatccgtacgacacagagatttaacgaggttcacacaccagggtggtgtgctacgtcctcgggcgaagaagaagatgattcactatgcagaagaaggattacaccctaacagcggcgaggaagaactcgccctgaaaccctagcttcgtgaaaaccctagaatacaatgactctcaacaagcaacagtacattatatatatatgccaaatagcggttcgacccatcgggtcacggtcgatccggtcaaaccataccgtgggggctacgcccccgcacccccatacgagatcagtgatgggctccgggcttgggccgatctgcttccatcacagatctcagaaaaattctcattcgggtcgccaccaaaatatgtcggatcgagtcaatcttcaaaacgggtcaagaattcgagacaaacttaacaaNNNNNNNNNNNNNNNNNNNNTTCACAGGAGAAATCCCTCCACAGCTTGGAAGCTTGAATAAGCTCACAaatttgaatctctctcataaCAAGCTATTTGGTTCCATTCCATCTACTTTTTCTGAAATGCTAAGTTTGATAACCATTGATGTATCTTACAACGAGTTAGAGGGTCCACTACCTGATAATCGAGCCTTTCAAAAAGCTACAATGGAAGCTTTCGTTCACAACAAAGGCTTGTGCGGCAATGCCACAGGTTTGCAACCTTGCATTTCTCCATCAACCAAAATGCAAACCCCAAAAGAGAGCCATAAATCCTTGATTCTTATCATATCTCTCTTAGCAGTATTGCTTTTTCTCCTATTTGCATCCCTTgggacttttttattttttcgccGAAGAATGAAAAGCATAGAGGAGAATACAAGTGCAAACCAACAACATGGAGATGTGTTTACAATATGGAACTTTGATGGGAGGATAGCATACCAAGACATCATTGAAGCAACTGATCAGTTCGACCCCAAGCATTGCATTGGCGTGGGAAGACATGGAAGTGTTTATAAAGCAGAGTTGTCATCAGGTCGACTGATAGCTGTGAAGAAGTTCAACTCTTCTTTAGAGGAAGAGAGTTCTGATCAAGAAACTTTCAGAAATGAAATTCTTGTGATGACGGAAGTGCGACATCGAAATATTGTGAAGTTGTATGGTTACTGTTCCCACGTGCGGCACTCATTTTTGGTTCTTGAATATGTGGGGAGAGGAAGTTTGGCTAAGATCCTAAGCATGGAAGAAGAAGCAGTAGAATTGGATTGGGCGAAAAGGGTCAATATTGTTAAAGGTGTTGCCCAGGCCATAGCTTATTTGCACCATGACTGCTCACCTCCAATAATTCATCGAGACATCTCAAGCAACAATATTTTGTTGGATTCAGACTTTGAGCCTCATGTCTCAGACTTTGGCATTAGTAGATTTTTAAAGCCTGATTCATCCCTTTGGACAGCTCTTGCAGGGACATTTGGATATTTTGCaccaggttctctctctctctctctctctctctcacacacacacacacacatgcgcacacacatacacacacccTTTGGTTATTGTGTAACATATACctagaaagaaattaaaaaaaaaaaagaaaaaaaaaattcgctACTATCAGGGTTGCAACCAATGGTACCAGTCAAGGGAATGAATATTTTCAAACTTGCTCACGAGATTTCATTCCCCAAGCTGGTACAATACCAAGGGTTGCAGCTAACTAGTTTAAGTTTATTGACCAAAGTCGATTTGATGACTCCTAAGTCTACCTTACGCATGGGAGGGAGTTCCACATTATGTGTATACCGAGGCCCACATGGTGATCAAGGAGTTTAGAGTGTCAGAGATTGGTAGGGGTGTACTACCGACGGTGTACACAATATTTTTCCAaatctttcccttttcttcttagGCTTTTCCATTCAAGGATGTTTAAGCATCACATTGGAGTATCCCGCTACAATGCAAGTTTGAGGTCGGCCACACTGGTACAGTAGATACCACCGACATTCCTTGATTCTCACTAAGTCTTGCACTTGATTGGGTCTGATTTGGATCTAATTTGAATCAAGAGAATATtcctttttgaatttcaaaattcaccttgggaatgatgaaattttcttttgttgccaaaaaaataatcttaccagaaacacaagaaaacataaaaaaaatacaaaaggcttttcttttcttttctttttttctaatgataaccaaatatatatacttttttattttattttattacaatgtcattttttttctattctattcttttcttttcttctcttttctagattcatatttcttttcatttctttctttttcttctcttggctaccaaacacagccgtAGTGTTCCGTTATTCCAAAAAATTGTCATTCATTTtaggagaaaataaaattttgtgcCACTATTGGGTTTAAGATATCATCTTCCATGAGTAACAAGCTCCTTTGTGGGCCAACTTTATCgacttttgttgttgttttaaatggatgatttggtggatcctaaatttgatgatgatgatagcaATACGCTAAAGGTGGCCCACAAGGGACCTCCTTCATCACGGTCAATAAGCCATAGAGCTGGCTTAAGGTTGCcctcatttcagaaaaaagaggTAGGTACTTTGGGTCCCATTTCAAGGAGGGTACCCTTAGCttcatggtggtggtggtgttgctGGTGGAATGTGGTGAAATATGATAGACCATATGTAGTTTAACTTGTTAAATTAACATGTGGGCAATTCAGAGAATTCCCCACTATCCAATCGTTAATGACCAAATTATTGCTCCACATGGCATAAAATAATTATAGTTTTTAtatgtaagattttttttaattaattttatttgttttacttatTTTGCAGAACTTGCTTACACAATGAGGGTGACTGAAAAATGTGATGTCTATAGTTTTGGTGTAGTAACATTTGAAGTGATAATGGGAAAGCATCCAGGAGAACTCATCTCCACTTTTCCATCATTATCCTCTTCAGGATTATCATCAATTGAGGAAAACATATTATTGAAAGATATGGTTGACCAGCGCATCTCACCTCCTATAAATCAAGTTGCTGAGAAGTTGGCTTCAATTATGAAGCTTGCATTTTCTTGTTTGTGTGAAAATCCAAATTCTCGACCAACCATGCAACAAGTGTCTCAAGAGCTATCAATTTGCAGCATTTCCCAAGGCAACTCCACACAAGAACTTTGTGACAACTATTGAATCTCGAGATGTGAATTCAGTTCAAGAGATGAAGAATTTGTGTGTTGTTTAAGCCTGtttacccttttctttcttgtgtATTTGGTATGTTGTGAAGAAGGCGGTTTGTTTTTCATGTGTCTTATACACATTATTGTGAAATCCCTATTATTTCCTTGATAGCCAAATTATGATGAGTTTGTATGTTTTATCATGTCtgtcttatttttatttatttataatttatgtttttttttttttttttttttttttttttttttactattctcaattgtgtgtgcatgtgttgtGTTTGTTCTAGATATAACTTTGAAGGGAATTATTTACATGAAATTTGTGTTCATTGTCTGTGAGGGCTGTAAATTTTTCTACTTACTTCTCGTTGATCATTCAATTTTTACTATTGAACTATGTTTGGGTAGGTGCTTCAATCATGTTCTGAATTCATCTGGATTAAGGATCAGACCATTAGGTTACAATATATGGGCTGAGTTGCAACTGAGCATAGCAGAATCTATGAAGATCAACTTCCTTATGCCAAACCTTCTTAACTACCTTTaaattaagattttttgtttttaaaggaGGTTGGCAACACCAAATCTTATCATGACAAGATAATAACCATTTAATAATGGTTTGTTTGACTTACTTAAAGATAAAAATCACTTACTATTATTCTTAATAGATAATACATGGTGTAATCATTTTTCCCATCCAAATGAAAATGTTAGGAGAAAACAGTAATTAGACCAGCACGATCATTAAGTTCTGGTTAAGCCGTTAAGTCTTTTGAATAGGAAGTTAAGGTTTCTAGGATGAGAAAGTAAGTTTATCTAGTAATAGATATTTTTAGCTTGGTGGGAAAGGGTGAGAATTCAATGTAAGaagatctcttctttttttttcattttttaaatcaaagaaGGTGGAGAAGCACCCCCATCAAGcaatattattgaaaaaaaaaactaaagaattctttccttcttttacaaaacaGGTTGTACAAGAAAGTTAGATGGATTGACTATCACATTTAGAAATGAACTAGGGAAGCTCCTCTAGCCAGAACATGAGCTTTCAGATTACATGATCGATCGAGGTATATAACAGaacaaaaaaaactcaaaactaCTACACAAAAAGACAATATCAGAAGCTAAAGTATTGGTGGCCCAATCCAAAGCTGCATTAGCGTAATTTAGACAAGAGATTAACCCAAGAGAGTCAAAACAGCATTAAATTTTCCTTAAATCAAGGCTCCTACCAAGGAGAACTCTATCTCTAAGAGCTACAGCCTCCATTGAAAATGCAGAAGAGCTCCTACTTGGTCTACACTTAGCAGCAACAAAACTCATATCTTCATCATGAATAAAGAATCCCCTGCCACCGCAACCATGATGAGAACTTCTATTTTTCTGATACCTACTAAGGTAAATGTAAGAGACTTGATCCTAGCTAGGTCTTCAAAACAACAAGCCAAGAACTTTACCAATTGGCACATTGTAGTTGTGAAAGAATTCAGAACAGTGTAACCATATtctttcaatctaaatcaaGTATAGGAATGTCAATAAAAAAGACTTcaaagttgagagagagagagagagagaggaaacatTTTCAAGAAGTCAAAATTCCAAAGTACTTTTCATTTAGGCCATTGAGTGAAGGCTGGGCCTTAATTTCTGAGCCTTACAAACAACACAGGCTGTGGGTTTGCAAAGTCTAAGCTAGCCATGCCAAAAGTTTAAGTGGACGTAGAAATTGTAGACCATGGGCTAAAGGCCCAAGTGGGCGCTTCACTCCATTAAAGCTTTCAAACACTCACAAGCCCATTAAGATGACCAGTTAGTTCATTGGGAGCTCTAATGACCTTAATCTGGCTAACCTAACCTACTGTATGTATAAATCCGTTACCATCAATCATTACATTTTatctaattaattttcttgatcATCCTTCTACCTTTTGCACATAGATTGcagatgaaaaaaaatttcttaaggGTTATTACATGCCTAAATTACTAGTTCCCGGGTAGCAATGTAAATACTAAGTGAATgtgttagatttttttattaatagttCTGTAATTAGTTCATAAAACTCCTCAaactatttttatcagaatataAACCATAAGAGGCACTGTTATCATAATGGATGGATATCTCAATAAAATGGAAACAAATCGGACTTCATGGCAAGGCATACCTTCACTAATATGATCGGTAAACAATAATATAGTGATAcacaagcttctttttttttttttttttttttttttttgatgaataaataattgtaTTAAGAcgaggaagaatatacaaaaggAGGAGAGGGAGTGGGGATATACAAGCATGTCTGCAACTATGAAGTAGTAGTTAATTGTAGAGAATTAGTTAAACTTCCATGTTAGACTTATTGAAGGAGTTCTTTCTTGCAGATGCCAAAACCGTCTTGTCTGCAACTATGAAGTAGGCAGCACCTGCCACTGCACATCACCCcatatatatatgcaaaaaCATAAGTTCCATGGCAATTACAAGTAACAGTTAATTGGGCAATGAAGATGAAGGAATGAAGTAATTAGTAAGTGATATATGAAAGTAAATACCAGTGGAGATGATGAGTGCCTGTGCAGTGGGATTAAGGTTGGTTCTGGCCCATGGCAGCATTCTCACGCTGGCAATCTGCATATTCCATGAATGCAAAGTAATTAACGGCGagcttttaaggatgagttctacAGGTTGATCATGATtatgaagaagaataagaacacTTACTGTAGGAACTGCAGTTGCAAAGCCTGCAACAACAGCTGCCTTTGCTCCAGCCATCACGCCCTCTGTTGATCCAAAACAAACTAAATTTCAACTTCTACTCTTATCATAACAACAAGAAGAAGTAAAATTTGTGggtagaaaaagaaagaaatagaaagaggtaATACCATAAGAGCATTTCTTTGCCATGGCAAGTCTCTGATCCAGTGAGGCCAACCCATTTCTTTCCAGGGAAGACTGAGCTACATTTTTCGCCATTATCTTTTTCTTGAAAGAGATCAAGTGGAAAATATATCAACaactagaaagagaagaaaaaagaagaaacagaggGCGCAAGTGAGCAATGTATGAAGTGTGAGTGAACTGAGATTGTGGTAATTTATAATTGTGGGTATTGAATGTTAGGGGAGTGGAGAGGAGACTACTTGGGAGTTAGatggttttagattttaattccAACGTCGGAGTCACCTgttttaagcttctttttttttttttttttttaaaagaatctttttctcaaaaataaaataaattgtttATTATGCatttaataaaacattaaatcagtgaaaatgcatttaaatctgggccattgtattggtatcaatacacgtgtcaccgcctgaaggtggtattgcacggaattgtacaagatcggaattacagacgatttttttctcaATTGGAGATGATGAATTGGTAACAAATTGGTAGGTTAAGGCCCTCTttgatatcaaaaaaaaaaatttttgttgtatttagtatcatttatggaatttgtttctatttgggaaaaaaaaattgataaaacacaaaaaccaaaaaacagaTCAAAAGTCATTAATATGTTTaagtcaaaattgattttcagttatttttgcgctgaactttaatgagcacatgcttAAAGTCTCAATATagaggggtaaaatagtcatttgttttataattagaaatccaaacccacctcttcttcagtccaaactCCGAAGTGGAGAAAGAAGATTATAAGGAAGATgggaaaaagaatctttttacctattttttcaaaaaaccattttgcacataAAGATGCTAAATTATTTCTCACAAAgaccatttttgtcaagtatcaaaccatttttatgttttgataaaacataatttccattcataatttttgttaattaaataaaaaataataataccaGAGAGCCAAATCCCTATATGTGAGATCCACAATTTCACCTTTCTCACTCCTTTTTTATCAACGAATGGGGTCTTGAAGGAGTGATTTGTGATCACTGAGGGTACGTAAGGATAAAGATACAGGCAACCAGTGACAAAAAAGCGCAAAGATTAGGTACACCACATGGATACCGTGAGCTATTTCCTTCTTTGCCCATCTTCTTTTcctgtttttttggtaaacccTCTTTGCCTATCTCTTGTGTGTCTCTATGCACCtctctaaccaaaaaaaaagagttgtgccTGTAGACACGTCAAAAAGCAAATTACTACAAATATATCAAGAATTCCGTAAGccttaaaagaaaaggaaaaaaaaaaaaaaaattaaccaatTTAATACTTTTTTCAATATGAGTAAAAAGTAACAAAGTTTTCCCTTCACTGTCTACCGCTATATTGTAAAAAAGTGAATTAACAATattaaccaaaaaataaataaatttgaattAACGACGGTTTATAAAttcaaaactaataaaaaaaataatatcagaTATGACCATATATAATTTTAGGTTAAAAGTGTAGAGATTAGTGTTAAGTAGATATGGTTTGGGtaaaatacataaaatataaagaaagaGACGAGACATCATAGAAGCAAAGGATCATTTCAAAAGGgggaaagagagatagacacagccTGCTAGCTTGCAACACACGAGCAGTGTGTCCAACCTTTTATCAAATATAAGTTTCCTTAGTTTAATAGATCTAAAGAATATCTATAGATTGGCAACCAGCTACTTCAAAAACTAGACACCAAGGTCTTTGGTAACTCGTTAAATTTAGGTTTAAATGAAGTTTAccaagtgaaaaaataaaaatattaaaattttaggACAACCAAGAAGGACAAGAGTATacatggataaaaaaaaaaggatacatgattgaatttgaatctaAAATTGATCATATGGTCAATTCATATCACTATCTCGATATCTATGCAGATATCTTGCAACTGAAATTACCACATCACCTTCCCCTTGAAAAAACAAAGGTGTCAATTTACAAAAACCTTCTAATATttgtcaaataaaaaaaaggggagagtgTTGCCTACAAGGACAGTGTAAGAAAGAATATACACACACCACATTAATGAGGATTTAGATAATCATATTATGGATCCCACAAAATAGAGTCCATATGAGGCCCACAAgttaagaataaaagagagaatgatAGTATGGATCCCACAAAATAGAGTCCATATAGGCCAGATGATGATTGGGTTGtcaatgacaaaaaataaattaaaaaaataatcacttttaTCAAAACCAAGCACGTCcacaaatttatttttaaaagacATTGAACCAAACGGTTGGACCACGTGCTCAATCATTTGGATTTCCGACCTAAAACCTGAATGATCGACTATTTTTGAGAACACCCTAGGTATGAATATGATTGTTGTATTGGAAGGTTGAATCAGATGGACCACCAATCTTAGAGCTTGAACCAACCAATGCCGGTTCTCTTTAATAACACTACTAGTGGATTGATTGGTGCAACATGGGAATGCTCAACCCTGGTCAACATCTTACTAGTTAACTCATGTCTTGGGTTTAATATTTGGTTTTGGTCCAGCTCAGAAGAGCATACACGTTCAGTACAAAGGAGCCAGATTTTGGTTCATCCGGCCTAACCAGTCCATTCCGGTCTAACAAGTTCCcaacctctttcttctcttttactcCCCAAAGTTGATAAAATAGGGACTTCCATTACTTTGAATTCAGCGTAACCAAACATGATCCCGCGCTATTCTCATTGTTTAATCTTACAAAGTAGAACaacagaaactaaaaattacaagcaacaccaccaccaccaacaccgCCCCCGCCTTTAGGCTTTTATGAACATTAGCAGCAGCGATGGATTCGAACaggatttagttttttttttttttttttttttttccaatcaacTCTAGCCTTTAACTGTTAATTCAATGTCGACGAACTGACGACCACGATAACAGTTATAGATTAGTAAGTGGTCTTGAATGGCCGATACACCTTGAGATCAAGCACAACCCCTGCAATGGAACCGGAAGCAGCTGCAATAGAAATGATGAGACAAGCAAAGCTGAGGACTTGCAGGCAAATCCATCGAGAGCTCCATTTGGGTATTTGCTTCTGCGCCACATACATCTCAATTGGGAAGTAAACAGTGAGTGGCCAAAACCCAAAAGCTCCGAGGATCCCAACTATGTCattgaagaagggaagaagcaTTGAAACGACTGTGGTTGCAATGACGAACAGAGTCCTCCAAACCAATCTGAAGAGATTCAAATTGAAAGGCTTGAATCCTGGGATTGTTGGTACTTTGATATCTTTTGTGATGAATTCACTCTGGGGCCACTTGTTTACTGCCCATTTCTCGATGAAGGCGAACAGGGGTTGGCAGTAGACCTGGTATGCTCCGACGAGGTGGATTACAATGGCTGCATTAGCGATGTCAAGAAGCCAATATGGGTTGTAGAATCCGAAACCAGTGAGAAGGTTTCCGGGAGCTGCGTCGCCGAATGCTGCGTAGCCCATGCAACCACAGAGCATGTAGAACAGAGTCG
This genomic stretch from Macadamia integrifolia cultivar HAES 741 chromosome 2, SCU_Mint_v3, whole genome shotgun sequence harbors:
- the LOC122064096 gene encoding LOW QUALITY PROTEIN: MDIS1-interacting receptor like kinase 2-like (The sequence of the model RefSeq protein was modified relative to this genomic sequence to represent the inferred CDS: deleted 1 base in 1 codon); this translates as MEGLLRWKASLHRSNRVHNNSLLLPSWTMMMANGSNSNPCKWEGLTCNESGLITIINLSSMDLQGTLHDFNFLSFPNLLDFDLHNNSLFGPLPATIANLSKLTNLYLFTNNFNGSIPPAFGSLNNLLVLDLGDNQLSGSIPSTIGSLKNLFGLYLYSNQLIGSIPMEIGNLTNMHELVLQNNNLSGSIPSSLGNLNNLTSFLLFQNQISGSIPPELGKLGYLSQLDLSGNYLTGSIPASFGNLGSLVFLYLYSNSLWFHPYGDWKPDHLYDLQLSNNYLIGSIPPEIGYLRSLGRLYLSSNILTGPLPASLGNLTNLNSIFLLDNQLSGQVPQEIGNLTKLQYLQLGNNSFNGYLPQNLCNRASLIRISGNDNHFIGPIPKSMRNCTSLTRLRLDNNYLTGNISEVFGVYPNLTYIDLSYNQLSGEVSQNWGKCLQLTSLKISGNKISGRIPPELGNSTQLQGLDLSSNLLVGQIPREMGRLRSLLTLDLNDNQLSGTVPKDVGFFSNLLYLDLSMNNLRGSLGSLNKLTNLNLSHNKLFGSIPSTFSEMLSLITIDVSYNELEGPLPDNRAFQKATMEAFVHNKGLCGNATGLQPCISPSTKMQTPKESHKSLILIISLLAVLLFLLFASLGTFLFFRRRMKSIEENTSANQQHGDVFTIWNFDGRIAYQDIIEATDQFDPKHCIGVGRHGSVYKAELSSGRLIAVKKFNSSLEEESSDQETFRNEILVMTEVRHRNIVKLYGYCSHVRHSFLVLEYVGRGSLAKILSMEEEAVELDWAKRVNIVKGVAQAIAYLHHDCSPPIIHRDISSNNILLDSDFEPHVSDFGISRFLKPDSSLWTALAGTFGYFAPELAYTMRVTEKCDVYSFGVVTFEVIMGKHPGELISTFPSLSSSGLSSIEENILLKDMVDQRISPPINQVAEKLASIMKLAFSCLCENPNSRPTMQQVSQELSICSISQGNSTQELCDNY
- the LOC122060531 gene encoding early nodulin-93-like, whose amino-acid sequence is MAKNVAQSSLERNGLASLDQRLAMAKKCSYEGVMAGAKAAVVAGFATAVPTIASVRMLPWARTNLNPTAQALIISTVAGAAYFIVADKTVLASARKNSFNKSNMEV